From one Dyella sp. 2HG41-7 genomic stretch:
- a CDS encoding DHA2 family efflux MFS transporter permease subunit: protein MAATSENAAPLKPLHGLPLVLLTIAVAFSTFMEVLDMTIVNVAVPHIAGSLAVSPNEGTWTISSYSLASAIMQPLTGWIARRFGEVRTFVVSVLLFVIFSMFCGMATSMPMLVLGRLLQGAGSGPMVALSLTLLLSSYPKERQGIALAMWAMTVVVAPIFGPILGGWLTDNFSWPWIFYINLPVGILAAIITWTLLHKRETKTAKSPIDVVGLVLLVGGVGCLQFMLDNGNDHDWFASPLILSLGLIAVVCLTFLVVWEIHAKHPVVDLTLFKQRNFTVGVISLSLGMFAFFGINVVFPLWLQTTLGYTATWAGLASAPVGILAFLLSPVIGRNMDKLDLRMLVSFAFIVFAITSYWFSTFDSAASFGALVVPRFVMGLAIPCFFIPLNQIYLSGLPASEIASASGLSNFFRTLGSSVSTAVTVTLWQHRSIYHHATLTEYVNPAQPGATQYLQQLSHMHLGNAQQLGFIDQIITREGFTLAVNDVFYLCAILFVMLIPVLWFSRPPFGSTGGGAMGH, encoded by the coding sequence CATGGGTTGCCGCTGGTTCTGCTGACCATCGCGGTCGCGTTCAGCACCTTTATGGAGGTGCTGGACATGACCATCGTCAACGTCGCGGTGCCGCACATCGCCGGCAGTCTCGCGGTGAGTCCCAACGAAGGCACGTGGACGATCAGTTCCTACTCGCTGGCCAGCGCGATCATGCAGCCGCTGACGGGTTGGATCGCGCGCCGTTTCGGCGAAGTGCGCACCTTCGTCGTGTCCGTATTGCTGTTTGTAATTTTCTCGATGTTCTGCGGCATGGCGACCAGCATGCCGATGCTGGTGTTAGGCCGTTTGTTGCAAGGCGCCGGCTCCGGCCCGATGGTGGCGCTCTCGCTAACGTTGTTGCTTTCCAGCTATCCGAAAGAACGGCAAGGCATCGCGCTGGCGATGTGGGCGATGACAGTCGTGGTCGCGCCGATTTTCGGGCCCATTCTGGGCGGCTGGTTGACCGACAATTTCTCGTGGCCGTGGATTTTCTACATCAATCTGCCGGTCGGCATTCTCGCGGCCATCATCACGTGGACGCTCTTGCATAAGCGCGAGACGAAAACAGCGAAGTCTCCTATCGATGTGGTGGGCCTGGTGCTGCTAGTGGGCGGCGTGGGCTGCCTGCAATTTATGCTCGATAACGGTAACGATCACGATTGGTTCGCTTCGCCGCTGATCCTCTCGCTGGGACTAATCGCGGTGGTCTGTCTCACCTTTTTGGTGGTGTGGGAAATTCACGCCAAGCATCCCGTCGTGGACCTCACGTTGTTCAAACAACGCAACTTCACCGTGGGCGTGATCAGTCTGTCGCTGGGCATGTTCGCGTTCTTCGGCATCAATGTGGTGTTCCCGTTGTGGCTGCAAACGACGCTGGGTTACACGGCGACGTGGGCGGGGCTGGCGAGCGCGCCGGTGGGCATCCTGGCCTTTCTGCTTTCGCCCGTCATCGGCCGCAACATGGACAAGCTCGATTTGCGCATGCTGGTGAGCTTTGCGTTCATCGTGTTCGCGATCACGTCGTATTGGTTCTCCACTTTCGACAGTGCGGCGTCGTTCGGCGCGCTGGTGGTGCCGCGCTTCGTGATGGGCCTGGCGATTCCCTGCTTCTTTATCCCGCTGAACCAGATCTACCTATCCGGCCTGCCCGCGTCGGAGATCGCCAGCGCGTCAGGGCTTTCCAATTTCTTCCGTACGCTGGGTTCCAGCGTTTCCACGGCAGTAACGGTCACCCTGTGGCAGCACCGCAGCATTTATCACCATGCCACTCTGACCGAGTACGTAAATCCGGCCCAGCCCGGCGCCACGCAATACCTCCAGCAGCTGTCTCATATGCATCTGGGAAACGCGCAGCAACTAGGGTTTATCGACCAGATCATCACCCGGGAAGGGTTCACCCTGGCGGTCAACGACGTCTTCTATTTGTGCGCCATTTTGTTCGTGATGCTGATCCCGGTGCTCTGGTTCTCCCGACCGCCGTTTGGCAGCACCGGCGGGGGCGCCATGGGGCACTAA
- the phaR gene encoding polyhydroxyalkanoate synthesis repressor PhaR, translated as MAQTNRIIKKYPNRRLYDTEISSYITLEEVRQLVLDGEHFEVRDAKSGEDLTRSVLLQIISEHEEKGQPMLSPQLLSQIIRFYGDSLQGFMGPYLERSLQVFLDQQQQFRSQLNSLMGQTPWSLLNELTERNLDAWKSMQRGFLDTASQAGNTPGQPGQPGRTAKKP; from the coding sequence ATGGCACAAACTAATCGCATCATCAAGAAGTATCCGAACCGTCGGCTCTACGACACGGAAATCTCCAGCTACATCACGCTGGAAGAAGTCCGTCAGCTGGTTTTGGATGGCGAACACTTCGAGGTCCGCGACGCCAAGTCCGGCGAGGACCTGACCCGCTCCGTGCTCCTGCAAATCATCTCCGAGCACGAAGAAAAAGGGCAGCCGATGTTGTCGCCCCAGCTCTTGAGTCAGATCATCCGTTTCTACGGCGATTCCCTGCAAGGATTCATGGGGCCGTACCTGGAACGCAGTCTGCAAGTGTTCCTCGACCAGCAGCAGCAGTTCCGCAGCCAGCTCAACAGCCTGATGGGGCAAACCCCATGGTCGCTGTTGAACGAGCTGACGGAGCGCAATCTGGACGCCTGGAAATCCATGCAGCGCGGCTTTCTGGATACCGCCTCGCAGGCGGGCAACACACCCGGCCAGCCGGGTCAGCCCGGCCGCACCGCCAAGAAACCCTGA
- the phbB gene encoding acetoacetyl-CoA reductase, whose protein sequence is MTLSKSGSRMALVTGGIGGIGTEICMQLAHAGRTVIAVDLATQSDRIETFRERVAGYNGAIRFEPCDVSDFKACGALIAHIERNIGHVDILVNAAGITRDTSLRKMDPQQWHELMRVNLDGVFNTCRQVVDGMMTRSFGRIVNLSSVNGQTGQFGQTNYSASKAGVHGFSMALARETARKGVTVNTVSPGYCDTPMVAAVPHEIRQQIIADIPVGRLGTPGDIARAVTFLTADEADYITGANLPVNGGYFMSF, encoded by the coding sequence ATGACGCTGTCAAAGTCCGGTTCGCGCATGGCGTTGGTGACCGGCGGCATCGGCGGTATCGGCACCGAAATCTGCATGCAGCTGGCCCACGCCGGGCGCACGGTGATCGCTGTTGATTTGGCGACGCAAAGCGACCGCATCGAAACGTTTCGCGAGCGCGTCGCCGGCTATAACGGCGCCATCCGCTTCGAACCCTGCGACGTCAGCGATTTCAAAGCATGCGGCGCATTGATCGCGCACATCGAGCGCAACATCGGCCACGTCGATATTCTGGTGAACGCCGCCGGCATCACACGCGATACCAGCTTGCGCAAGATGGACCCGCAGCAATGGCATGAGCTGATGCGCGTCAATCTCGACGGCGTCTTCAACACCTGTCGGCAAGTGGTCGACGGCATGATGACGCGCAGCTTTGGCCGCATCGTCAATCTCAGCTCGGTCAACGGCCAAACGGGGCAATTCGGGCAGACCAACTATTCCGCGTCGAAAGCCGGCGTGCACGGTTTCAGTATGGCGCTGGCGCGCGAAACGGCGCGCAAGGGCGTCACGGTAAACACTGTTTCGCCCGGTTATTGCGATACCCCGATGGTGGCGGCTGTACCGCACGAGATCCGCCAGCAGATCATCGCCGATATACCGGTGGGTCGTTTGGGTACGCCGGGCGACATCGCCCGCGCGGTGACCTTTCTCACGGCCGACGAAGCCGACTACATCACCGGCGCGAATCTGCCGGTGAACGGCGGCTATTTCATGAGCTTCTGA
- a CDS encoding NAD(P)/FAD-dependent oxidoreductase, producing the protein MARQTITLIGGGLVGALLAQLLAKRGFAVDVFEKRPDPRRSGFVGGRSINLALAERGLQALRTAGLENDVMERAVMMRGRMVHPREGSSGLQRYGVDDSEVIWSVSRGGLNMLLLDAAEAAGVTMHFGQGLAAADIDARRITLADDSGVQRDWDAPVLIGADGAGSALRAAMDDYSPLGIRVESLGHSYKELEIPPGHGANRFAIEPHALHIWPRGGYMCIALPNTEGSFTVTLFLPAHGPHPSFDTLPDAAAASAFFRSDFPDLLPLIPDFAEDYDSHPVGTLSTLYLDRWHIDGRALLIGDAAHAIVPFHGQGMNCGFEDTVVLANLLAESPNDTADAFAEFQRIRKPNADAIAAMALENYIEMRDSVADPYYLAKRELGARLAERAPQHFMARYRMVTFTHLPYAYAFERGRAQDVLLEQLLRGSTNAGDVPMDAAVAALQATLPPLPPLRHG; encoded by the coding sequence ATGGCTCGGCAAACAATCACCCTGATCGGCGGCGGTTTGGTTGGTGCGTTGCTCGCCCAACTACTCGCCAAGCGCGGGTTTGCGGTCGATGTTTTCGAAAAGCGTCCCGATCCGCGACGCTCTGGCTTTGTCGGCGGCCGCTCGATCAACCTCGCGCTGGCCGAGCGCGGATTGCAGGCGCTGCGTACCGCAGGCTTGGAAAACGATGTGATGGAACGCGCCGTGATGATGCGCGGTCGCATGGTGCATCCGCGCGAAGGCAGTTCCGGCTTGCAACGTTATGGCGTGGACGACAGCGAAGTGATCTGGTCCGTTTCGCGCGGTGGGCTCAATATGCTATTGCTCGATGCGGCGGAAGCGGCGGGAGTGACCATGCACTTCGGTCAAGGCCTGGCGGCTGCGGATATCGATGCGCGCCGCATCACGTTGGCCGACGACAGCGGCGTGCAACGCGATTGGGATGCGCCCGTTCTCATTGGCGCCGACGGTGCGGGCTCCGCGTTGCGCGCAGCGATGGACGACTATTCGCCGTTAGGCATCCGCGTCGAATCGCTAGGTCACAGCTACAAGGAATTGGAAATCCCGCCGGGCCACGGCGCGAATCGTTTCGCGATCGAACCGCATGCCCTGCATATCTGGCCGCGCGGCGGCTACATGTGCATCGCGCTGCCGAATACCGAAGGCAGCTTTACGGTCACGCTGTTCCTCCCTGCTCATGGGCCACATCCGAGTTTCGATACGTTGCCCGACGCTGCCGCCGCCAGTGCATTTTTCCGCAGCGATTTTCCCGATCTGTTGCCGCTGATTCCGGATTTTGCCGAAGACTACGACAGTCACCCGGTCGGCACGTTGTCCACGCTTTATCTCGATCGCTGGCATATCGACGGTCGCGCGTTGCTGATCGGCGATGCGGCGCACGCCATCGTGCCGTTCCACGGTCAGGGCATGAACTGCGGATTCGAGGACACCGTCGTGCTGGCTAATCTTCTCGCCGAATCGCCGAACGACACGGCCGACGCATTCGCCGAGTTCCAGCGCATCCGCAAACCGAATGCCGATGCGATTGCGGCGATGGCGTTGGAGAATTACATCGAGATGCGTGATTCGGTCGCCGACCCGTATTACCTCGCCAAACGCGAACTCGGCGCACGATTGGCCGAACGCGCGCCGCAGCATTTTATGGCGCGCTATCGCATGGTCACGTTCACGCATCTGCCCTATGCCTACGCGTTCGAGCGCGGGCGAGCGCAAGACGTGCTGCTCGAACAATTGCTGCGCGGGTCCACCAACGCGGGTGACGTGCCGATGGATGCGGCGGTCGCCGCGCTGCAGGCCACGCTGCCGCCGCTTCCGCCGCTGCGTCATGGATGA
- a CDS encoding DUF3293 domain-containing protein has product MDDSALIAAYRATDYRVRLARGGWACIRVDAPLPSSLLTMIGMNSWAFITAWNPFSQILQRAQNHAAQHALLAALRKLSGLISIRPAVGVGEGWREPSLFVVGPTLADTDALAQQFRQNAYVHGLGDGYARLRLSSDSPPHGQAG; this is encoded by the coding sequence ATGGATGACAGCGCGCTCATCGCCGCCTATCGGGCCACGGATTACCGCGTCCGGCTGGCGCGTGGCGGCTGGGCTTGCATTCGTGTCGATGCGCCGCTTCCCTCATCGTTGCTCACCATGATCGGCATGAACAGCTGGGCATTCATCACGGCCTGGAATCCCTTTTCGCAAATCCTGCAACGCGCGCAGAACCATGCTGCGCAACATGCGTTGCTTGCCGCCTTGCGCAAGCTATCGGGACTGATCTCGATTCGGCCAGCCGTCGGTGTCGGGGAAGGTTGGCGCGAACCCAGCCTTTTTGTCGTCGGGCCGACGCTCGCCGACACGGACGCGTTGGCGCAGCAATTCCGGCAAAACGCCTATGTCCACGGCCTTGGGGACGGCTACGCGCGCCTGCGTTTGTCCAGCGATAGTCCGCCGCATGGACAAGCCGGATAG
- the ccmA gene encoding cytochrome c biogenesis heme-transporting ATPase CcmA, protein MTATPPTATLLEARALGFHRQDEPVFGPLDFRLGAGELMLIEGDNGSGKTTLMRILTGLLRPEEGELLWRGEPLTWDRCSGEVVFLGHQLGLKAELSPRENLRFTIGLHGHRNHSHIGEALTRVGLTGYEDEPVRKLSAGQKKRVALARLLLIPATLWLLDEPYANLDRSGIELVDALLEAHIAHGGAALVTSHGAVQFHGGEPQRIRLHD, encoded by the coding sequence ATGACCGCCACCCCGCCGACTGCCACCTTGCTCGAAGCCCGCGCCCTGGGCTTTCACCGCCAGGATGAACCCGTATTCGGCCCCCTGGATTTTCGCCTCGGCGCCGGCGAATTGATGCTGATCGAAGGCGACAACGGCAGCGGCAAAACGACCTTGATGCGCATCCTCACCGGATTGCTGCGCCCGGAAGAAGGCGAACTCTTGTGGCGCGGCGAGCCGCTGACCTGGGACCGCTGCAGCGGCGAGGTGGTCTTTCTCGGTCATCAACTTGGCTTGAAAGCTGAATTGAGCCCGCGCGAGAACCTGCGCTTCACCATCGGCTTGCACGGTCATCGCAACCACAGCCATATCGGCGAGGCACTCACACGGGTCGGTTTGACCGGATACGAAGATGAGCCCGTACGCAAACTTTCCGCAGGCCAAAAGAAACGCGTCGCGCTGGCGCGATTGCTGTTGATTCCCGCGACGTTGTGGCTGCTGGATGAACCCTACGCCAATCTGGATCGCTCCGGCATCGAACTGGTCGATGCCCTGCTGGAAGCCCATATCGCGCACGGCGGCGCCGCGCTGGTCACCAGCCACGGCGCCGTGCAATTTCATGGCGGCGAGCCGCAGCGGATTCGCTTGCATGACTGA
- the ccmB gene encoding heme exporter protein CcmB has protein sequence MTDLQRPGLMHACAAVLHRDLTLAWRQRGDMVLPVLYALIVTSLFPFALGPESALLRRIAAGVVLVTVLLAMLLALDAMFRSDIEDGSLEQLMLAPQPLALMLGMKVLAHWLATAVPLIVVAPLLAGMLHLPATVMPVLLLALLLATPLLSLLGGILVALTAGTRRSGMLLALMLLPLCVPVVIFAAGALAAAQEGLPWIAPIAWLGAALVLAVVLAPLACAAALRIALDS, from the coding sequence ATGACTGATCTGCAACGCCCCGGTTTGATGCACGCGTGCGCTGCGGTCTTGCATCGCGATCTCACGCTGGCGTGGCGCCAGCGTGGCGACATGGTCCTACCGGTGTTGTATGCGCTCATCGTCACGTCGCTGTTTCCGTTCGCGCTCGGACCGGAGAGCGCCTTGCTGCGGCGAATCGCCGCTGGCGTGGTGCTGGTCACCGTATTGCTGGCGATGTTGTTGGCGTTGGACGCCATGTTCCGGAGCGATATCGAAGACGGCTCGCTGGAGCAATTGATGCTCGCCCCGCAACCGCTGGCGCTGATGTTGGGCATGAAGGTTTTGGCGCACTGGCTGGCGACGGCCGTGCCTCTGATCGTGGTAGCGCCGTTGCTCGCCGGCATGCTCCATTTGCCTGCCACGGTCATGCCCGTTCTGCTGCTGGCGCTGCTGCTCGCCACGCCGCTTCTAAGCCTGCTGGGCGGCATCCTGGTGGCGCTGACGGCGGGCACGCGGCGCTCTGGTATGCTCCTGGCACTGATGCTGCTGCCGCTATGCGTGCCGGTGGTGATCTTCGCCGCCGGGGCCTTGGCAGCCGCCCAGGAGGGGCTGCCGTGGATCGCCCCCATTGCATGGTTAGGTGCGGCGCTCGTCCTCGCCGTGGTGCTGGCTCCGCTGGCTTGCGCGGCGGCACTTCGCATTGCGCTGGATTCGTAG
- a CDS encoding heme ABC transporter permease produces MANWIPLWMHKLSSPPVFYRFAGAVRPWAIALALVLGIVALYGGLVLAPPDYQQGDDYRIIFIHVPCAWMGLFIYAVMGVSAFIALVWRIKLAELIAMASAPIGAAFTFITLVTGSLWGERMWGTWWTWDARLTSELVLLFLYLGVIALYHSFEDRRQGARTAGFLALIGIVNVPIVHFSVVWWNTLHQGSTIKLLGPSTMAPSMIWPLLTMMAATKLYYIASLCGRTRADLLMLESGKDWVRQIAEREAQA; encoded by the coding sequence ATGGCCAACTGGATTCCTTTGTGGATGCACAAGCTCAGCTCACCGCCGGTGTTCTACCGGTTCGCGGGCGCCGTGCGGCCGTGGGCGATCGCGCTGGCCTTGGTGCTCGGCATCGTCGCGCTGTACGGCGGGCTGGTTTTGGCGCCGCCGGATTATCAGCAAGGCGATGACTACCGCATCATCTTTATCCACGTGCCGTGCGCCTGGATGGGGCTTTTCATCTATGCGGTGATGGGCGTTTCGGCCTTTATCGCGCTGGTGTGGCGCATCAAGTTGGCGGAACTCATCGCGATGGCGTCCGCGCCCATCGGCGCAGCATTTACATTCATCACGCTCGTCACCGGTTCGCTATGGGGCGAACGCATGTGGGGCACGTGGTGGACGTGGGATGCGCGCCTTACGTCCGAACTCGTGCTGCTGTTTTTGTACCTGGGCGTGATCGCGCTGTATCACTCGTTCGAAGATCGCCGCCAAGGCGCGCGCACCGCCGGATTTCTCGCGTTGATCGGCATCGTGAATGTGCCCATCGTGCATTTCTCGGTGGTGTGGTGGAACACCTTGCACCAAGGTTCCACCATCAAACTGCTTGGCCCATCCACCATGGCGCCATCGATGATCTGGCCGCTGCTTACGATGATGGCGGCGACCAAGCTTTATTACATCGCCAGTCTTTGCGGCCGTACACGCGCCGATCTCTTGATGCTGGAAAGCGGCAAAGACTGGGTGCGTCAGATTGCCGAGCGCGAGGCGCAAGCATGA
- the ccmD gene encoding heme exporter protein CcmD encodes MNASSLQTFLAMGGYAAYVWPAYGVFFVVLLIDWLAPQFRRRRLLRELRARMARQDARKERTSSPSPLRGEGWGEGPRLP; translated from the coding sequence ATGAATGCATCGTCGCTCCAGACCTTTCTCGCCATGGGCGGTTACGCCGCCTACGTATGGCCTGCGTATGGCGTGTTCTTTGTGGTGCTTCTGATCGATTGGCTGGCGCCGCAATTCCGTCGTCGTCGTTTGCTGCGCGAATTGCGTGCGCGTATGGCTCGGCAGGATGCGCGCAAAGAACGCACTTCATCTCCCTCTCCCCTCCGGGGAGAGGGTTGGGGTGAGGGGCCGCGCTTGCCATGA
- the ccmE gene encoding cytochrome c maturation protein CcmE: MNPTRQRRLTIVIAVLVAVIVASALVVYALQQNMNYLFTPSQVQAGDATHYKTFRLGGMVKAGSIQRSNDSLKVTFTVVDASGVMPVEYNGILPDLFRENQSVIATGHMDGARFVATEVLAKHDETYMPKELKDAMAKAHAGKRIDETANQDKQQL, translated from the coding sequence ATGAATCCAACTCGCCAACGTCGCCTCACCATCGTCATTGCCGTACTCGTCGCCGTGATCGTCGCGTCGGCCCTGGTGGTGTACGCGCTGCAGCAGAATATGAATTACCTGTTTACGCCGAGCCAAGTGCAAGCCGGCGATGCGACTCACTACAAAACGTTTCGCCTCGGCGGCATGGTGAAGGCCGGTTCGATCCAGCGCAGCAACGATTCGCTGAAAGTCACCTTCACCGTGGTCGACGCCAGCGGCGTCATGCCGGTGGAATACAACGGCATCCTTCCGGATTTGTTCCGCGAGAACCAATCGGTGATCGCGACGGGCCATATGGATGGCGCGCGCTTCGTCGCCACCGAGGTGCTCGCCAAGCACGACGAAACCTATATGCCGAAAGAACTGAAAGACGCGATGGCCAAGGCGCACGCCGGCAAGCGCATCGATGAAACGGCCAATCAGGACAAACAGCAGCTATGA
- a CDS encoding heme lyase CcmF/NrfE family subunit → MTPELGQLALILALMLAVAQSVLPLIGAWRGNRALMAVARPAATGQAVFVALAFAILVWAFLQFDFSVQYVAANSNLQLPWYYRIAAVWGAHEGSMLLWVLILNVWTVALALFSRQLPDVFLSRVIAVLGIISVGFLCFILFTSDPFGRLLPMPPDGADLNPVLQDPGMTFHPPVLYMGYVGFSVAFAFSIAALLGGSMEQAWVRWARPWTNAAWGFLSCGIVAGSWWAYAELGWGGWWFWDPVENASFMPWLVGVALIHAQAVTEKRGSLRAWTILLSLFAFSLSLLGTFLVRSGILTSVHAFASDPRRGTFILCFLAFVVGGSLLLYALRAPKVAGGKAFALISRESAILIGNLMFTVAAAMVLLGTLFPLLGDALNLGKISVGPPYFGLLFPLLMLPVVLLLPFGPYLRWGKSDTPMLKQVMARAGIAALACAVVSMVFVQGQLKAIAGVACAVWVGVGVALYIVKRWREMPSGRRYPAEMAGMLLAHAGVATFLIGVLLSESLSVTRDVRLSPGQVATVGGYEFRFDGVTQAQGPNWIAEQGVVTVTRHGAPVAVMHPQKRTYSHEQVQTQSSIDPGVTRDLYVALGEPMDPQHVEGAWALRLYTKPFVRWIWGGGLFMMLGGFVSAADRRFRVKREVEQTQTISTSLQESQA, encoded by the coding sequence ATGACTCCCGAACTCGGCCAACTCGCGCTAATCCTCGCGTTGATGCTTGCGGTTGCGCAAAGCGTGCTGCCGCTGATCGGCGCATGGCGCGGCAATCGCGCATTGATGGCCGTTGCGCGTCCCGCCGCGACTGGACAAGCGGTGTTCGTGGCGCTCGCGTTTGCGATTCTTGTTTGGGCGTTTCTGCAGTTCGATTTTTCGGTGCAATACGTCGCGGCCAATTCCAATCTGCAGTTGCCGTGGTACTACCGCATCGCCGCGGTATGGGGCGCGCACGAAGGTTCGATGCTGTTGTGGGTGCTGATCCTCAACGTGTGGACGGTGGCGCTCGCATTGTTCAGCCGTCAATTGCCCGACGTATTTCTCTCGCGCGTGATTGCCGTGCTCGGCATTATCTCGGTGGGATTTCTTTGCTTCATCCTCTTCACGTCCGACCCGTTCGGCCGTTTGCTGCCGATGCCGCCGGACGGCGCGGACCTCAATCCGGTGCTGCAGGATCCGGGCATGACCTTCCATCCGCCCGTGTTGTACATGGGCTACGTGGGATTCTCCGTGGCGTTCGCATTTTCCATCGCCGCCTTGCTCGGTGGCTCGATGGAGCAAGCATGGGTGCGCTGGGCGCGGCCGTGGACGAATGCGGCGTGGGGATTTCTCTCCTGCGGCATCGTCGCCGGTAGCTGGTGGGCGTATGCGGAACTCGGCTGGGGCGGCTGGTGGTTTTGGGATCCGGTGGAGAACGCGAGCTTTATGCCGTGGCTGGTCGGCGTGGCGTTGATCCACGCGCAAGCCGTGACGGAGAAGCGCGGATCGTTGCGTGCTTGGACGATCCTGCTGTCGCTCTTCGCGTTCTCGCTGTCATTGCTCGGTACGTTTTTAGTGCGCTCGGGCATCCTCACGTCGGTGCATGCATTTGCATCCGATCCGCGCCGCGGCACGTTTATCTTGTGCTTCCTCGCCTTCGTTGTCGGCGGATCGTTGCTGCTCTATGCGTTGCGCGCGCCGAAGGTGGCTGGCGGCAAAGCGTTTGCGCTGATCTCGCGTGAAAGCGCGATTCTTATCGGCAATCTGATGTTTACCGTCGCGGCGGCGATGGTGCTGCTCGGCACATTGTTTCCGTTGCTGGGCGATGCGTTGAACTTGGGCAAGATCTCCGTGGGGCCGCCGTATTTCGGCTTGCTCTTTCCGCTGTTGATGTTGCCAGTAGTGCTGCTGCTTCCGTTTGGACCGTATTTGCGCTGGGGCAAAAGCGACACGCCGATGCTCAAGCAAGTGATGGCGCGTGCCGGCATCGCGGCGCTCGCTTGCGCTGTTGTATCGATGGTTTTCGTGCAAGGCCAGCTCAAAGCGATCGCAGGTGTCGCCTGCGCCGTGTGGGTCGGCGTCGGCGTGGCTTTGTATATCGTCAAACGCTGGCGCGAGATGCCGAGCGGTCGGCGTTATCCCGCCGAGATGGCCGGCATGTTGCTCGCGCATGCGGGCGTGGCGACTTTCCTGATCGGCGTGTTGCTTTCGGAATCGCTGAGCGTCACGCGCGATGTGCGCCTGTCGCCGGGACAGGTCGCCACCGTGGGCGGCTATGAATTTCGCTTCGACGGCGTGACACAGGCGCAAGGCCCCAACTGGATCGCCGAGCAAGGCGTGGTGACGGTGACGCGCCACGGCGCGCCGGTAGCTGTGATGCATCCGCAGAAGCGCACGTATTCGCACGAGCAGGTGCAAACGCAATCGTCGATCGATCCGGGCGTCACGCGCGATCTGTATGTCGCCTTGGGCGAGCCCATGGATCCGCAGCATGTGGAAGGCGCCTGGGCGTTGCGCCTTTACACCAAACCCTTCGTGCGTTGGATCTGGGGCGGCGGACTTTTCATGATGCTTGGCGGATTTGTCAGCGCGGCCGACCGCCGCTTCCGCGTCAAGCGCGAGGTGGAACAAACGCAAACGATTTCCACGTCGTTGCAGGAATCGCAAGCATGA
- a CDS encoding DsbE family thiol:disulfide interchange protein, giving the protein MTRLVPFFAFVLLAALLGFGIWWNSAHDPTAVPSPLINKPAPAFVLPKLDDPGRMVSKASMLGKPYLVNVFASWCFACGIEHPVLMAESKNLGVPVIGYDYKDDPNDAKNWLSQHGNPYDTVIADPSGHTAIDFGVYGAPETFLIDGKGVIRYKRIGPLTPDVIEQQLKPAIAALQKEAP; this is encoded by the coding sequence ATGACCAGGCTGGTGCCCTTCTTCGCATTCGTGCTGTTGGCGGCGCTGCTTGGCTTTGGCATCTGGTGGAACAGCGCGCATGATCCGACCGCCGTACCGTCGCCCTTGATCAACAAGCCGGCGCCGGCATTCGTGCTGCCAAAACTCGACGATCCCGGTCGCATGGTGAGCAAGGCATCGATGCTCGGTAAACCTTATCTGGTGAACGTGTTCGCGAGCTGGTGCTTTGCTTGCGGCATCGAACATCCCGTGCTGATGGCCGAATCCAAAAACCTCGGCGTTCCGGTGATCGGCTACGACTACAAAGACGATCCCAACGACGCGAAAAACTGGCTCAGCCAACACGGTAATCCCTACGACACCGTGATCGCCGACCCATCGGGTCACACCGCCATCGATTTTGGCGTTTATGGCGCGCCCGAAACGTTTCTGATCGACGGCAAAGGCGTGATTCGCTACAAGCGCATTGGTCCGTTGACACCGGACGTGATCGAACAACAACTCAAGCCCGCGATCGCAGCGCTGCAAAAGGAGGCGCCATGA
- a CDS encoding cytochrome c-type biogenesis protein has protein sequence MTGRFARIAVLVALLVLGSTAFAQAIDPLPFRDHAEELRFQHLTSELRCLVCQDEDLADSNADFARDLRHKVFELMQQGKTDAQIKQYLADRYSDFVLYDPPVNGRTWLLWFGPLLILIAGGLVVVNTIRKRSRAGTPAAPTDNGDDW, from the coding sequence ATGACGGGCCGGTTCGCGCGCATCGCCGTGCTCGTTGCGCTGCTCGTGCTGGGCAGCACCGCGTTCGCGCAGGCCATCGATCCGCTGCCGTTTCGCGATCACGCCGAAGAACTGCGCTTCCAGCATCTGACAAGCGAATTGCGTTGTCTGGTTTGCCAGGACGAAGACCTTGCCGATTCCAACGCCGACTTTGCGCGCGACCTGCGGCACAAAGTGTTCGAGCTGATGCAGCAAGGAAAAACCGACGCGCAGATCAAGCAATATCTGGCGGATCGCTATTCCGACTTCGTGCTCTACGATCCGCCCGTCAACGGTCGCACCTGGTTGCTGTGGTTCGGCCCGTTGCTGATTCTTATCGCCGGTGGACTCGTCGTAGTGAACACCATACGCAAACGCAGCCGCGCCGGCACGCCCGCCGCACCGACCGACAATGGGGACGATTGGTGA